Proteins from one Procambarus clarkii isolate CNS0578487 chromosome 8, FALCON_Pclarkii_2.0, whole genome shotgun sequence genomic window:
- the LOC138359475 gene encoding ice nucleation protein-like, giving the protein MTPSSDLIHEASEEHSGPGHSNTAGQGTATQRAREQQHSGSGHSNTAGQDTPTQRARAQQHSGPGNSNTAGQDTPTQRARTHQHSGPGHSNTAGQDTATQRARTQQHSGPGHSNTAGQGTATQRARAQQHSGPGHSGSGHSNTAGQGTATQRVRTQQHSGPGNSNTAGQDTATQRVRTQQHSGPGNSNTAGQDTATQRAREQQHSGPGHSNTAGQGTATQRAREQQHSGPGHSNTAGQGTATQRARAQQHSGS; this is encoded by the coding sequence ATGACTCCCTCCAGCGACTTAATTCACGAAGCGAGTGAGGAACACAGCGGGCCAGGACACAGCAACACAGCGGGCCAGGGCACAGCAACACAGCGGGCCAGGGAACAGCAACACAGCGGGTCAGGACACAGCAACACAGCGGGCCAGGACACACCAACACAGCGGGCCAGGGCACAGCAACACAGCGGGCCAGGGAACAGCAACACAGCGGGTCAGGACACACCAACACAGCGGGCCAGGACACACCAACACAGCGGGCCAGGACACAGCAACACAGCGGGCCAGGACACAGCAACACAGCGGGCCAGGACACAGCAACACAGCGGGCCAGGGCACAGCAACACAGCGGGCCAGGGAACAGCAACACAGCGGGCCAGGGCACAGCAACACAGCGGGCCAGGACACAGCGGGTCAGGACACAGCAACACAGCGGGCCAGGGAACAGCAACACAGCGGGTCAGAACACAGCAACACAGCGGGCCAGGGAACAGCAACACAGCGGGCCAGGACACAGCAACACAGCGGGTCAGGACACAGCAACACAGCGGGCCAGGGAACAGCAACACAGCGGGTCAGGACACAGCAACACAGCGGGCCAGGGAACAGCAACACAGCGGGCCAGGGCACAGCAACACAGCGGGCCAGGGCACAGCAACACAGCGGGCCAGGGAACAGCAACACAGCGGGCCAGGGCACAGCAACACAGCGGGCCAGGGAACAGCAACACAGCGGGCCAGGGCACAGCAACACAGCGGGTCATGA